The Amycolatopsis sp. DG1A-15b genome contains the following window.
CGTCGTCCTCGAAGGTCGATAAGGGAGAGAAACGTGGCCACTCCGACCGAATTCCGGCTGCCGCGCTACGGGGAAGACCCCGAAGGCACCCACCCGCCCCTCGACTCCAGCGGCTACCGCTCCACGGCGCTGCGGCACCCGAAGCAGGACCTCGTCCTGCTCCCGCAGATGCTGACCGAGGTCACCGGCCCGCTGCTCGGGCCCGGCCGCCTCGGCGAGCACGACAACGACCTCACCCGGCAGCACGCCGGCGAACCGCAGGGCCAGCGCATCATCGTCACCGGACGGCTCCTCGACGGCGAAGGCCGCCCGGTGCGCGATTCGCTCGTCGAGATCTGGCAGGCGAACGCGGGCGGCCGCTACCGGCACACCGGCGACCGCTGGCCGTCCCCGCTCGACCCGAACTTCGACGGCGTCGGCCGCACCCTGACCGACAGCGACGGCCGCTACACCTTCACCACCATCAAACCCGGCGCCTACCCGTGGAAGAACCACGACAACGCCTGGCGCCCGGCGCACATCCACTTCTCGGTGTTCGGCTCGGCCTTCACCCAGCGGCTGGTCACCCAGATGTACTTCCCGGACGACCCGCTGTTCTCCCAGGACCCGATCTTCAACTCGATCCCGGACGAGAAGGCCCGGCAGCGGATGGTCTCGCGCTACGACCACGAGATCACGCAGGCCGAGTGGGCGCTCGGGTTCCAGTTCGACATCGTGCTGCGCGGGCGCGACGCGTCGGTGTTCGAAGAGGAAGAGGACGAAGACGAATGACCAAGCTGCTTCCGACCCCTTCGCAGACCGTCGGCCCGTACCTGTCGATCGGGCTGCCCTGGCCCGACGGCGCGCACGTCGTGCCCGACGGCACGCCGGGCGCGTTCTGGATCCGCGGGACCGTCCGCGACGGTAACGGCGACCCGGTCCCGGACGCCATGATCGAGACGTGGCAGGCCGACCCGGACGGCGGCTTCCGCCACCCGGACGACCCGCGCGGCGCGGCGAGCGGCGAGTTCCGCGGCTTCGGCCGCTGCCCGACGGAGACCGACGGCACCTACGGGATCCTCACCCTGCTCCCCGGCGTCGTCCCCGGCGAGGGCGGCACCACGCAGGCCCGGCACATCGACGTCTCGGTGTTCGCGCGCGGCCTGCTCCACCGGGTCGTCACGCGGATCTACTTCGAAGACCAGGACAACGCCGGCGACCCGGTGCTGGCGACGGTGCCGGAGGAGCGGCGCGGCACGCTGATCGCGGCGAAGACCGGCGACGGCTACCGCTTCGACGTGCGGCTGCAGGGGGACGGCGAGACCGTCTTCTTCCGGGTGTGAGGCCCGTGAGTGCCGTGAAGCTGCACCGGGTCGTGGACGGACCGGGGGACGGGCCGGTGGTCGTGTTCGGCGGGTCGCTCGGCAGCGACCTGCGGATGTGGGAACCCCAGGTCGCGCCGCTGGTGGAGCGCGGGTTCCGGGTGGTCCGCTACGACGCCCGCGGGCACGGCGCGTCGCCGGTGCCGCCGGGGCCCTACGAGCTCGGCGACCTGGGCACCGACGTCCTGGCGCTGCTCGACGAGCTCGGCGTCGAGCGGGCCCACCTCGTGGGCCTGTCGCTCGGCGGCATGACGGGGATGTGGCTCGGCGTCCACGCGCCGGACCGGGTCGCGAGCCTGGTGCTGTGCTGCACGTCCGCGAAGCTCGGGCCGCCGTCGATGTGGGTGGAGCGGGCTCGCACGGTCCGCGCCGAGGGCACCGCGGCGGTGGCCGAGGCGGCCGTGCAACGCTGGCTGACCCCGGGGTACATCGAGCGGCACCCGGAGCGGGCCGAGTTCCTCCGCGCGATGGTCGCGGCGGTCCCGGCCGAGGGTTACGCGGCCTGCTGCGGCGCGATCGAGCGGATGGACCAGCTCGACTCCCTGCCGAAGATCTCCGCGCCGACCCTGGTGATCGCGGGTGCCGACGACCCCGCCACATCCCCGGACGAGCACGCGCGGCCGATCGCCGAGGGCATCCCGGGCGCGCGGCTGGAGGTCGTGGCGAACGCCGCGCACCTGGGCAACTTCGAGCAGCCGGCGGAGTTCAGCCGGCTGATCCTGGACCACTTGGAGCGAGCGTGACGGACCGCCACGAGCAGGGCATGAAGGTGCGGCGCGAGGTGCTCGGCGACGAGCACGTCGACCGCGCGGTCGCGGGCACCACGGACTTCAGCCGCCCGTTCCAGGACTACATCACCGAGGGCGCGTGGGGTTCGGTGTGGGCCCGCGACGGCCTGGACCGCCGCACCCGCAGCTGCGTGACGCTGGCGGCGCTGACGGCGCTGCAGGCGCACAACGAGCTGGCGATGCACGTCCGGGCGGCGGTCCGCAACGGCCTGACGGCGGCGGAGATCAGCGAAGTCCTGCTGCACACCGCGGTCTACGCCGGAGCACCGGCGGCGAACGCGGCGTTCGCCATCGCCCAGCGCACCCTGGCCGAGCTCGGCGAGCCGAGCGCCCTGCCCGCCGACGCCGGATAGGGTGCCGGGCATGGACGTGACGAGGCCGCCGTTCGACGTCCGGCTGGACAGCGAACCGGCGCACCGCGGTGCCCACCACGTGCAGTCGCTGGAGCGCGGGCTGGCCGTGATCAAGGCCTTCCACGCGGGGGCATCCGAGCTGACGTTGAGCGACGTGGCCCGCGCGACGGGCCTCACCCGCGCGGCGGCGCGAAGGTTCCTCCTCACTCTGGCCGACCTGGGCTACGTCCGCACCGACGGCAAGTACTTTTCGCTGACGGCCCGGGTGCTGGAGCTGGGCTACGCGTACCTGTCGAGCATGACGCTGCCGGAGGTGGCCCAGCCGCACCTGGAGCACCTGTCCGCGGGCGTCCACGAGTCGAGCTCGGTCTCGGTGCTGGAGGGCACCGACATCGTGTACGTGGCGCGGGTGGCGGTCTCCCGGATCATGACGGTGAGCATCAACGTGGGCACCCGCTTCCCGGCGTACGCGACATCGATGGGTCACGTCCTGCTCGCGGGGCTCAGCGAGGCGGAGCTGGAGCAGTACTTCCTGGTGGCGAGCCTGGCCCGCCTGACGGACCACACGCTGACGGCCCCCGGCCACCTGCGCACGGAGCTGGCCAAGGTAGCCGACCAGGGCTGGGCAATGGTGGACCAGGAGCTGGAGGAAGGCCTCCGATCGGTAGCGGCCCCGATCCGCGGCCGAACGGGCCGGGTGGTGGCAGCGGTCAACCTGTCAACTCACGCAAGCCGCACAACGGCAGAGTCGGTGCAGAGAGACCTGCTCCCACCCCTGCTGGAGACGGCCCGCGCCATCGAAGCGGACCTGGCGGTCGGAGCCCCGGACCACGCCCGTGGCTGACCGGCCGCCCCACAAGTCGCCCGCGCCCGAGCACCCAACCCCACGGCCGACGCCCACCCCACGGCGGCCGGAGATACGACTGGGCAGCCCGGCGGCGACGATGCCGAGCCCCATCGCGCAGCAGCGGCCGGCGGTGCGGGTCGGCCAGCCGGTGGCGACCACGCCGAAGCCCGTCGCGCAGCAGCCAGCGGCCCGGGTCGCCGAGCCGCTGACCCGCACTCCACCCGCAACCGACCAAGCATCAGCCCTACCACCTGCCCAGCCGCCCACACCTCCACCACCGCCCGCGGCCGGCCCGTCCGCACCCGCTCCGCCCGCGGCCGGCCCGTCCGCACCCGCGCCGACCGCCGCCGCCGCGGCGGCGGCAGGCTCCTCCTCATGACCGGCCCTTCACCTCGGCCGGTCGCCGGGCTCCTGCTCGCCGCCGGTGCCGGTCGTCGCTTCGGCGGCCCCAAAGCCCTCGCGCAGCTCGACGGCGAACCTCTCGTCCTCCGTGCCCTCCGCACCCTCGCCGCCGCCGGGTGCGATCCTGTGCGTGTCGTTGTCGGGGCCTCCGCCGATCAAGTCCGGGCCCTTCTGCCCGATCCCGCCCAAGCCGTCACTGCCGAAGACTGGGCGACCGGCATGGGCGCCTCCCTGCGCGCCGGCCTGGCCTCGCTCCGGCGAACCGAAGACACCGAACACACCGAACACACCGACCAGCCCGTCGCCGCGCTCGTCCACCTCGTCGATCTCCCGTGGGTCGGCCCCGACATCATCGCCCGCGTCACCGCCCACGCCTCCGCCGAAACCGTGGCCCGGGCGGCCTACGACGGCGTTCCCGGCCACCCCGTGCTGCTCGGCCGGCGCTGGTGGGGCGAGGTCGCCGGCGCCGCCCGGGGTGATCGCGGGGCGCGGGATTGGCTCGCCACCCGTGCCGACCTCGCCCTGATCGAGTGCGGTGACCTCGGCAGCGGCCGGGACGTCGACCGCCCCGGTGATCTGGCGGGTCCCGCGTGAAGACCTACGATCGACAGCGTGACGGACTCGCCCGAAGAACTCGCCGCCGCCCTCGAGGCGACCGGTTACCTCGCCGATGACGGGCTGGCGACCGCCGGCTTCCTCGCCCTGCGGATGGGCCGCCCGCTCTTCTGCGAGGGCGAGCCCGGCACCGGCAAGACGTCACTGGCCATGGCCCTGGCCACCGCGCTGGAGCGGCCGCTGATCCGCCTCCAGTGCCACGAAGGCATCGACGCCGCCCAAGCCCTCTACGAATGGGACTTCCCGCGCCAGCTCCTGCACCTGCGCGCGCTCGAGGCGGCCGGGGAGGGGCACCTCGACGTCGAGGCCGCGGAGCGCTCGCTCTACACCGAGCGGTTCCTGCTGGCCCGGCCACTGCTGCAGGCCCTGATCACCGCGCCGTGCGTTCTGCTGATCGACGAGATCGACCGCGCCGACGACGAGTTCGAAGCCTTTCTCCTGCAGTTGCTCGACGAACACGCCGTGACCATCCCCGAGTACGGCGAAGTCCGCGCCGAGCATCCCCCGCTGGTGGTCCTCACCTCCAACCGGACCCGCGAGGTGCACGACGCGCTCAAACGCCGTTGCCTCTACCACTGGCTCGAGCACCCGGGCCTGGTGCGGGAGGTCGAAATCCTGCGCCGTAGGATCCCGCGGGTAAGTGAAGCTCTGGCTCGGCAAATCGCTGAAGCGGTGCATCGGCTCCGGGAAATGGACCTGCTGAAACCACCGGGAGTAGCGGAGTCGCTCGATTGGGCGCGCGCTCTATTGACACTTCAGCGTGACGAGCTGGACGCGGCAACGGCGGCACGAACGCTCGGAGCCGTCCTGAAATACAGCGAAGACCTCGACCGGGTCCGGGCGAAACTCGACGCCTTGTTCGCCTGACCGCCCGGGTCGGGGACCGGGTGTGGTCGAAGCGAGGGAGAACCTGCGGATGAGCGTGGCGGAGACGACGGAGACGAGGCCGCCGTCCGAATCGGAGCCCGATCGGCCGGGGCCGGCCGGGCCGGCGACCGCCGGGCGGACCTGGCGGGGGAAGCTCGCCGCCGTGGCCGCGGTACTCGGGGGCACCGCGCTGATCGCCGTGCACGCCTCCCTCTACGGTCACTGGCTGATCGACGACGCGGCCATCACGTTCGCCTACTCGCGCAACGTCGCCGACGGCTTCGGGCCGGTGCTCCAGCCCGGCGCCGCGCCGGTCGAGGGGTACTCCAACCCGACCTGGATGATCCTGCTCGCGCTCGGCAAGCTCGTCGGCCTGTTCGACCACGGCACGCTCTTCGGCGTCTCCGACCAGATCCTCTTCCCGAAGGCGCTCGCGCTGGCCTGCTGCGCCGCCATCCTCGTGCTGTTCTACTTCGGTGCCAAGGTGCTCAGCCGCCGCCCGGCGCTGATCACCTTCATCGCCGGGGCCGCGCTCGCCGCGATCCCGTCGTTCGTCATCTGGTGCTTTTCCGGACTGGAGAACTCCTTCTACGCGCTCACCGTCGCCGCGCTCGCGGTGGTGATCGTCCGCGCGGTCCACAGCGGCCGGCTCCTCGACACCCAGATCGCCGTCGGCACCGGGCTGATCGCCATGCTCGCCGCGCTGACCCGGCCCGACGGGATCATCTACGCCGGCGCGTACCCGATCGTCGTCCTGCTGTTCCTCAAGCGGGAGCTGCTCGGCCGCAGCGTCCGCGCGGTCGTCCTCTCCGTCGCCGCCTTCGCCGTCCCGTACGGCGCCTACCTGATCTTCCGCTGGGTCGAATTCGGCCGCCTGGTCCCGAACACCGCCGTCGCGAAGGGGCAGGAGCCGCCGACGGTCGAGGACCTCGCCCGGCCCGGCGAGATCGTCTCCTACGTGGGCTGGCTGATCGTCGCGGTCGCGGTCGCGTGCCTGGTGATGCTGCTGGTCCGCCCGTCGCGCCTGCGCACCGGGCTGATCGCCCTGATGGTGCCGTTCGGGCTCACCGTGGTCGCCTACATCGTCCTCGAGTTCGACTGGATGGGGCAGCTGCGCTTCGCCACCCCGGTCTGGACGCTCGGCGCGTTCGGCGGCGCGATCGTGGTCGTCGAGGCGCTCGCCGCGGCCCGCCTGCGCGGCCGGATCGCGCTCGCGTGCCTGCTCGTGGTGGCGCTGGTCAGCTCGGTGAGCGGGCTCCGTGACCAGGGCGGGTCCTACCGCGCCAACGTCAAGACGGCGATGTGCATCGTCGCCGAGCGCGACGCCCGGACCATCAACGGCCTCGCGGACATCCTGAAGCTGCCCGACTCCGCCCAGGTCGGCCTGATCGACCTCGGCGGGACGTCGCTGGGCAGCCGCATCCGGGTGCTCGACCTGGCCGGCCTCGGCGACAAGCAGGTCGCCGACTACCTGCACGAGTCCGATGTGACCGGCGTCCGCAACTACGTGTTCAACCAGGCCAAGCCCGAACTGGTGACGTTCATCGGTTCGTGGATCACCACACTGGGCTTCGACCAGGACCCGCGGTTCGAGCGCGAATACGCGACGATCTTCGTCCACCCGCCGATCGGCAACCTGACCGTCGATTCGCGCAACTGGGTCAGCTACCACGTCCGGCGTGACCTGATCGACGACGCGAAGCTCGCGGAACTCAAGGCCTACACCCAGCAGATCCTGCCGCCGCTCCTGGAGCTGAACAAGGGGGCCGGGCTGCGTGGCTGCGCGAACATCCAGCCCGGCTTCAAGGCCGCTGCCTGACTCCGAAAACGGCGCGCCCGCCTCGATGGTCCACAAAGGACCGCCGAGGCGGGCGTTTTTAATTGCGTTGCCGCTCCCGGCGGACTGAGGCATCCTTCTTTTCACCACAGGACAGCACGCCACACCAAGAGGAGGAGATCGTGACCCGACGGCAAGACCGGAACCGATGCGGCGCGATCTCCCGCGTCGTTCGCTGAAATTCCTTTTCTTTCCGAAAAGCTCTTCGCGCCCACCCGCCGCTACCTTGGGTCGGCCGCGGCGAAGAGCGCGGTCTGCGCGCCCGTCCGGGGAGGGGCGTGTGCGCAGACCGCCCTTGTCCCGGTAGCTCAGCAGGACAGAGCGCGGCGCTACGAACGCCGAGGTCCGAGGTTCGAGTCCTCGCCGGGACGCCACAGTGCGGGGCAAACGAGCGCACAATGGAGACATGACCACGGTCTCCGATCCGGTAGCGGGGTACGCCGGGTTCGCCGCCGCGTTGCGCGAAGCCGGTGTCGCCTGCGACGCGCACCGCGTGCAGGCGTACCTCACCGCCGTCGCCGAGATCGACGTCGCCGAGCCGACCCGGCTCTACTGGGCGGGGCGGCTCACCCTCTGCTCGAGCCCCGACGACCTCCCGTGCTACGAAGAAGCCTTCAGCCAGTGGTTTTCGATCGAAACCCCCTCTGCGCGCCGCGCGACGTCGGCCGCGCCCAAGAAGGCCAGGATCGCCCCGCTGGGCGCGGCCGAAGGCGCGGACGCCGAGGGCGGAGAGGGCCACGACCAGCTGAAAGTCGCCGCCAGCGCCCACGAAGTCCTGCGCCATCGCGACCTCGCCGAGCTGACCACCGCCGAACGCGAACACCTCCGCGAGCTGCTGGCCACCCTGAAGCCGGTGCTCCCGCGGCGCCCGGCCGCCCGGCGGACCCCGTCCCGGCGCGGCCGCCTCGACCCGTCGCGCACGCTGCGCGCCATGCTGGCCAGCGGCGGCGAGCCCCTCAAGCTCGTGCACGCCCGCCGCGGCAGCCGGCCGCGGCGGGTGGTGCTGCTCATCGACGTCTCCGGCTCGATGAGCCCGTACGCCGACGCCCTGCTGCGGTTCGCCCACGTCGTGACGCGCGCCGCGCCGCCGTCCGTCGAGGTGTTCACCCTCGGCACGCGGCTGACGAGAGTTTCGCGCCAGCTGCGGCAGCGCGATCCCGAACGCGCGATGCTCGCGGCGGGCTCGGCCGTGCCGGACTTCGCCGGCGGGACCCGGCTCGGCGAGACGCTCCAGGCGTTCCTCGATCGCTGGGGCCGGCGCGGGGTGGCGCGCCGCGCCGTGGTCACGGTGTTCTCCGACGGCTGGGAACGCGGCGACACCGGCTTGCTCGGCGAGCAGCTCGCGCAGCTGCGCCGGCTCGCGCACGCCGTATTCTGGGTGAATCCGCACGCCGGCCGTGCGGGCTACGCTCCGGTCCAGTCGGGCATCGTGGCCGCGCTGCCCCACATCGACCGGCTCCTGGCCGGGCACACCCTGGCCACCTTGGAACGACTGCTCGGGGAGATTTCCGATGCGTGACGTACTCGACGACGTGTTCCGCCGCTGGTCCGACGGCGAGACGGTCGGACTCGGCACCGTGGTCGCGACCTTCTCGTCGGCGCCGCGCGCGCCCGGCGCCGCGATGGTCGTTGCCCCGGA
Protein-coding sequences here:
- the pcaH gene encoding protocatechuate 3,4-dioxygenase subunit beta, with the protein product MATPTEFRLPRYGEDPEGTHPPLDSSGYRSTALRHPKQDLVLLPQMLTEVTGPLLGPGRLGEHDNDLTRQHAGEPQGQRIIVTGRLLDGEGRPVRDSLVEIWQANAGGRYRHTGDRWPSPLDPNFDGVGRTLTDSDGRYTFTTIKPGAYPWKNHDNAWRPAHIHFSVFGSAFTQRLVTQMYFPDDPLFSQDPIFNSIPDEKARQRMVSRYDHEITQAEWALGFQFDIVLRGRDASVFEEEEDEDE
- the pcaG gene encoding protocatechuate 3,4-dioxygenase subunit alpha, whose amino-acid sequence is MTKLLPTPSQTVGPYLSIGLPWPDGAHVVPDGTPGAFWIRGTVRDGNGDPVPDAMIETWQADPDGGFRHPDDPRGAASGEFRGFGRCPTETDGTYGILTLLPGVVPGEGGTTQARHIDVSVFARGLLHRVVTRIYFEDQDNAGDPVLATVPEERRGTLIAAKTGDGYRFDVRLQGDGETVFFRV
- the pcaD gene encoding 3-oxoadipate enol-lactonase, which produces MSAVKLHRVVDGPGDGPVVVFGGSLGSDLRMWEPQVAPLVERGFRVVRYDARGHGASPVPPGPYELGDLGTDVLALLDELGVERAHLVGLSLGGMTGMWLGVHAPDRVASLVLCCTSAKLGPPSMWVERARTVRAEGTAAVAEAAVQRWLTPGYIERHPERAEFLRAMVAAVPAEGYAACCGAIERMDQLDSLPKISAPTLVIAGADDPATSPDEHARPIAEGIPGARLEVVANAAHLGNFEQPAEFSRLILDHLERA
- the pcaC gene encoding 4-carboxymuconolactone decarboxylase; the encoded protein is MTDRHEQGMKVRREVLGDEHVDRAVAGTTDFSRPFQDYITEGAWGSVWARDGLDRRTRSCVTLAALTALQAHNELAMHVRAAVRNGLTAAEISEVLLHTAVYAGAPAANAAFAIAQRTLAELGEPSALPADAG
- a CDS encoding IclR family transcriptional regulator C-terminal domain-containing protein, yielding MDVTRPPFDVRLDSEPAHRGAHHVQSLERGLAVIKAFHAGASELTLSDVARATGLTRAAARRFLLTLADLGYVRTDGKYFSLTARVLELGYAYLSSMTLPEVAQPHLEHLSAGVHESSSVSVLEGTDIVYVARVAVSRIMTVSINVGTRFPAYATSMGHVLLAGLSEAELEQYFLVASLARLTDHTLTAPGHLRTELAKVADQGWAMVDQELEEGLRSVAAPIRGRTGRVVAAVNLSTHASRTTAESVQRDLLPPLLETARAIEADLAVGAPDHARG
- a CDS encoding nucleotidyltransferase family protein: MTGPSPRPVAGLLLAAGAGRRFGGPKALAQLDGEPLVLRALRTLAAAGCDPVRVVVGASADQVRALLPDPAQAVTAEDWATGMGASLRAGLASLRRTEDTEHTEHTDQPVAALVHLVDLPWVGPDIIARVTAHASAETVARAAYDGVPGHPVLLGRRWWGEVAGAARGDRGARDWLATRADLALIECGDLGSGRDVDRPGDLAGPA
- a CDS encoding MoxR family ATPase; the encoded protein is MTDSPEELAAALEATGYLADDGLATAGFLALRMGRPLFCEGEPGTGKTSLAMALATALERPLIRLQCHEGIDAAQALYEWDFPRQLLHLRALEAAGEGHLDVEAAERSLYTERFLLARPLLQALITAPCVLLIDEIDRADDEFEAFLLQLLDEHAVTIPEYGEVRAEHPPLVVLTSNRTREVHDALKRRCLYHWLEHPGLVREVEILRRRIPRVSEALARQIAEAVHRLREMDLLKPPGVAESLDWARALLTLQRDELDAATAARTLGAVLKYSEDLDRVRAKLDALFA
- a CDS encoding VWA domain-containing protein, coding for MTTVSDPVAGYAGFAAALREAGVACDAHRVQAYLTAVAEIDVAEPTRLYWAGRLTLCSSPDDLPCYEEAFSQWFSIETPSARRATSAAPKKARIAPLGAAEGADAEGGEGHDQLKVAASAHEVLRHRDLAELTTAEREHLRELLATLKPVLPRRPAARRTPSRRGRLDPSRTLRAMLASGGEPLKLVHARRGSRPRRVVLLIDVSGSMSPYADALLRFAHVVTRAAPPSVEVFTLGTRLTRVSRQLRQRDPERAMLAAGSAVPDFAGGTRLGETLQAFLDRWGRRGVARRAVVTVFSDGWERGDTGLLGEQLAQLRRLAHAVFWVNPHAGRAGYAPVQSGIVAALPHIDRLLAGHTLATLERLLGEISDA